One genomic region from Antedon mediterranea chromosome 3, ecAntMedi1.1, whole genome shotgun sequence encodes:
- the LOC140044235 gene encoding probable carboxypeptidase X1 — translation MPIGLADNVRSTKFPDSAFSASSYESYGQRPSRGRLNAKHENDNNMGAWMTNNDPWIQIYLKDVIEIGGIITQGHNGYPYWVTKFQVSYSKDGKAFFYVKQAGSNNEVSLLYFIFDTCL, via the coding sequence ATGCCGATTGGTCTCGCTGACAACGTCCGAAGCACAAAGTTTCCTGATTCAGCATTTTCAGCCAGCTCTTATGAAAGTTATGGCCAAAGACCATCAAGAGGTAGATTGAATGCAAAGCATGAGAACGATAATAATATGGGAGCGTGGATGACCAACAATGATCCATGGATTCAAATATATTTGAAAGATGTCATTGAAATCGGAGGCATAATTACACAAGGACACAATGGTTATCCTTACTGGGTTACGAAGTTTCAAGTTTCATACTCAAAGGATGGAAAAGCGTTTTTCTACGTCAAACAAGCCGGTTCTAACAATGAGGTGTCTTTACTCTACTTTATTTTTGATACGtgtctataa